A DNA window from Gillisia sp. Hel1_33_143 contains the following coding sequences:
- a CDS encoding cytochrome c oxidase subunit 3 encodes MEATVIRTGTEGKTWGGGNEPLKASYGKMMMWFFIVSDALTFSGFLAAYGFSRFKFIESWPIADQVFNHFPFLHGVDAPMYYVAFMTFILIFSSVTMVLGVDAGHRLDKSKVTLYMFLTIIGGLIFVGSQAWEWANFIQGEYGAVTTKGGNVLQFVNAEGERVALEDIAASIPSERTAIGRSSEVWFNSNETVTDYSLEQVKAGFVANPDLLIKTQITGEDGHKIILNREESLAKFNNEAIGVVEGANLTHNEYGPPLFADFFFFITGFHGFHVFSGVILNIIIFFNVILGTYERRGSYEMVEKVGLYWHFVDLVWVFVFTFFYLV; translated from the coding sequence ATGGAAGCTACTGTTATTAGAACAGGCACCGAAGGTAAAACCTGGGGTGGTGGGAATGAGCCTTTAAAAGCCAGTTACGGTAAAATGATGATGTGGTTCTTCATCGTTTCCGATGCACTTACATTTTCTGGATTCTTAGCGGCTTACGGATTTTCCCGATTCAAATTTATCGAATCCTGGCCAATTGCCGACCAGGTATTTAATCACTTTCCATTTTTACACGGTGTAGATGCACCAATGTATTATGTGGCGTTTATGACTTTTATCCTGATATTTTCATCGGTAACGATGGTGCTAGGGGTAGATGCAGGTCATAGATTAGACAAAAGTAAAGTAACACTTTATATGTTCCTTACCATTATTGGTGGGCTTATATTTGTTGGTTCTCAAGCTTGGGAATGGGCAAATTTCATACAGGGTGAATATGGAGCAGTTACTACCAAAGGTGGGAATGTTCTACAATTTGTTAATGCGGAAGGAGAAAGAGTAGCTTTAGAAGATATCGCTGCATCTATACCATCTGAAAGAACTGCTATTGGTAGAAGTTCAGAGGTATGGTTCAATTCAAATGAAACAGTAACAGATTATTCTTTAGAACAGGTGAAAGCAGGATTTGTTGCTAATCCGGATCTATTGATTAAGACGCAGATAACTGGTGAAGATGGTCACAAGATCATATTAAACAGAGAGGAATCTTTGGCTAAATTTAATAATGAAGCTATTGGAGTTGTAGAAGGTGCAAACCTAACACACAATGAATATGGTCCGCCATTATTTGCAGACTTCTTTTTCTTTATTACAGGATTTCACGGTTTCCACGTATTCTCTGGGGTTATTTTGAATATTATTATATTCTTTAATGTGATCTTAGGTACTTATGAGCGCAGAGGAAGTTACGAAATGGTAGAAAAAGTTGGGCTTTACTGGCACTTTGTAGATTTAGTTTGGGTATTTGTATTTACTTTCTTTTACCTGGTATAA
- a CDS encoding heme-copper oxidase subunit III: MDLTQGTVDHKIGRAKKMMLWFGIISMVMMFAGLTSAYVVSKNRPDWVGDFVLPASLYWSTLTIMISSLTFIMAKKKIGEGNRSGGTMFLTATLVLAVIFIILQFQSFSEIIAAGYYFTGSESTITTSFIYVVVLAHLAHLAAGIIVLLVVIYNHFKQRYYPGQMLGIELGATFWHFLDILWVYLFVFLYFFR, translated from the coding sequence ATGGATTTAACACAGGGAACCGTAGATCATAAAATAGGCAGAGCAAAGAAAATGATGCTTTGGTTTGGGATTATTAGCATGGTAATGATGTTTGCCGGGCTTACCAGTGCTTATGTAGTTAGTAAGAATAGACCAGATTGGGTTGGAGATTTTGTATTGCCTGCAAGTCTTTACTGGAGTACGTTAACTATAATGATAAGTAGTTTAACTTTTATAATGGCTAAAAAGAAGATTGGAGAAGGCAATAGAAGCGGAGGAACTATGTTCTTAACCGCAACTTTGGTGCTGGCTGTTATTTTTATAATTCTTCAATTTCAAAGTTTTTCGGAGATCATAGCTGCAGGGTATTATTTTACCGGTAGTGAAAGCACTATTACTACTTCGTTTATTTATGTAGTGGTTTTAGCTCACCTTGCGCATTTAGCGGCAGGTATCATAGTGCTTTTGGTTGTAATTTATAACCATTTTAAACAACGTTACTATCCGGGGCAAATGCTTGGAATAGAGCTAGGTGCCACGTTTTGGCACTTTTTAGATATCCTTTGGGTTTACCTGTTTGTATTTTTATATTTCTTTAGATAA